A genomic region of Neisseria cinerea contains the following coding sequences:
- the rpsB gene encoding 30S ribosomal protein S2: MSQITMRQMIEAGVHFGHQTRFWNPKMAQYIFGARNKIHIVNLEKTLPMFQEAQEAVRRLVANKGTVLFVGTKRQAREIIREEATRAGMPFVDYRWLGGMLTNYKTVKQSIKRLEEKTAALENAAEGGFNKKEILEMQRDVEKLERSLGGIKNMKGLPDAIFVIDTGYQKGTLVEAEKLGIPVIAVVDTNNSPDGVKYVIPGNDDSAKAIRLYCRGIADAVLEGKNQALQETVAATQEAAAE, encoded by the coding sequence ATGTCTCAAATTACTATGCGTCAGATGATTGAAGCCGGTGTTCACTTCGGTCACCAAACCCGTTTCTGGAACCCGAAAATGGCTCAATACATTTTCGGTGCGCGCAACAAAATCCATATCGTAAACTTGGAAAAAACCCTGCCGATGTTCCAAGAGGCGCAAGAAGCCGTACGTCGTCTGGTTGCCAACAAAGGTACAGTATTGTTCGTAGGTACCAAACGCCAAGCCCGCGAAATCATCCGCGAAGAAGCTACCCGTGCCGGTATGCCTTTCGTTGATTACCGCTGGTTGGGTGGTATGCTGACTAACTACAAAACCGTTAAGCAATCCATCAAACGCCTGGAAGAAAAAACTGCTGCCTTGGAAAACGCTGCCGAAGGCGGTTTCAATAAAAAAGAAATTCTGGAAATGCAACGCGACGTTGAAAAACTGGAACGTTCTTTGGGCGGTATCAAAAACATGAAAGGCCTGCCTGACGCGATTTTCGTTATCGATACCGGCTACCAAAAAGGTACTCTGGTTGAAGCTGAAAAATTGGGCATCCCTGTTATCGCCGTAGTCGATACCAACAATAGCCCTGACGGCGTGAAATACGTTATCCCTGGTAACGATGACTCCGCTAAAGCTATCCGCCTGTACTGCCGCGGCATCGCTGACGCAGTTTTGGAAGGCAAAAACCAAGCGCTGCAAGAAACTGTAGCCGCTACCCAAGAAGCTGCTGCCGAGTAA
- a CDS encoding 5-formyltetrahydrofolate cyclo-ligase encodes MRNEEKHALRRELRRARAQMGHQGRLAAGQTINRLLKRYIKKGRKIGVYWPMGNELRLDGFVHAAQKRGAKLYLPYIEPRLRRMWFTPYPADETKQERKRGRAKLHVPQFAGRKRRVHDLNLLLVPVVGMDRLGYRLGQAGGYYDATLAAMKYRLQAKTVGVGFACQLVDRLPVEEHDRPLGGFVSEAGVLCF; translated from the coding sequence ATGAGGAATGAGGAAAAACACGCCCTGCGCCGAGAATTGCGTCGTGCCCGCGCGCAGATGGGGCATCAAGGGCGGTTGGCGGCAGGGCAAACGATTAACCGCCTGCTTAAACGTTATATCAAGAAGGGGCGGAAAATCGGCGTGTATTGGCCGATGGGCAACGAACTGCGGCTGGACGGGTTTGTCCACGCGGCGCAAAAACGCGGGGCCAAACTTTATCTGCCTTATATCGAACCGCGTTTGCGGCGGATGTGGTTTACGCCTTATCCTGCCGACGAGACGAAACAAGAACGCAAGCGCGGTAGGGCGAAGCTGCATGTCCCTCAGTTTGCAGGTCGGAAAAGGCGTGTGCATGATTTGAACCTCCTGCTTGTACCAGTGGTCGGTATGGACAGGCTGGGCTATCGCTTGGGACAGGCAGGCGGCTACTACGATGCGACGCTTGCGGCTATGAAATACCGTTTGCAGGCAAAAACTGTGGGCGTGGGCTTTGCCTGCCAGTTGGTGGACAGACTGCCGGTCGAGGAGCACGACCGGCCTTTGGGCGGGTTTGTTTCGGAAGCGGGAGTATTGTGCTTTTAG
- a CDS encoding ACP-like domain-containing protein, whose translation MKLLTTVILSSALALSGMAAAAGTSNPTVAKKTVSYVCQQGKKVKVTYGFNKQGLTTYASAAIKGKQVQMPINLDKSDNMDTFYGKEGGYVLSTGAMDSKSYRKQPIMITAPDNQIVFKDCSPR comes from the coding sequence ATGAAACTCCTGACCACCGTAATCCTGTCTTCCGCACTTGCCCTCAGCGGCATGGCTGCTGCAGCCGGCACAAGCAACCCCACCGTTGCAAAAAAAACCGTCAGCTACGTCTGCCAGCAAGGTAAAAAAGTCAAAGTAACCTACGGCTTCAACAAACAAGGTCTGACCACATACGCTTCTGCCGCCATCAAAGGCAAACAAGTCCAAATGCCCATCAATTTGGATAAATCCGACAATATGGACACGTTCTACGGCAAAGAAGGCGGTTATGTGCTGAGCACCGGCGCAATGGACAGCAAATCCTACCGCAAACAACCTATTATGATTACCGCACCTGACAACCAAATTGTCTTCAAAGACTGTTCTCCACGTTAA
- the pyrH gene encoding UMP kinase — protein MTQQIKYKRVLLKLSGESLMGSDPFGINHDTIVQTVGEITEVVKMGVQVGIVVGGGNIFRGVSAQAGSMDRATADYMGMMATVMNALALKDAFETLGIKARVQSALSMQQIAETYARPKAIQYLEEGKVVIFAAGTGNPFFTTDTAAALRGAEMNCDVMLKATNVDGVYTADPKKDPSATRYETITFDEALLKNLKVMDATAFALCRERKLNIVVFGIAKEGSLKRVITGEDEGTLVHC, from the coding sequence ATGACACAACAAATCAAATACAAACGCGTATTACTGAAACTCTCCGGCGAATCCCTGATGGGTTCTGATCCGTTCGGCATCAATCACGATACCATCGTTCAAACTGTCGGCGAAATTACCGAAGTCGTTAAAATGGGCGTGCAAGTCGGTATCGTTGTCGGCGGCGGTAACATTTTCCGCGGCGTATCCGCCCAAGCAGGCAGCATGGACCGCGCCACTGCCGACTACATGGGCATGATGGCAACCGTGATGAACGCCTTGGCACTCAAAGACGCATTTGAAACTTTGGGCATCAAAGCGCGCGTACAATCCGCACTGTCTATGCAGCAAATCGCTGAAACTTACGCCCGTCCCAAAGCCATTCAATATTTGGAAGAAGGCAAAGTCGTGATTTTTGCCGCCGGTACCGGTAATCCGTTCTTCACGACCGACACTGCCGCCGCATTGCGTGGTGCGGAAATGAACTGCGACGTGATGCTCAAAGCCACCAACGTTGACGGCGTGTACACCGCAGACCCGAAAAAAGACCCATCTGCAACACGCTACGAAACCATTACTTTTGATGAAGCCTTGTTGAAAAACCTCAAAGTGATGGACGCCACCGCTTTCGCCCTCTGTCGCGAACGCAAGCTCAATATTGTAGTATTCGGCATTGCTAAAGAAGGCTCGCTCAAACGCGTTATTACCGGCGAAGACGAGGGCACACTGGTTCACTGCTGA
- the tsf gene encoding translation elongation factor Ts, with the protein MAEITAKMVADLRAATGLGMMECKKALVEAEGNFDKAEEILRIKSGAKAGKLAGRTAAEGVLAYAINGNVGALVEVNCETDFVAKDTGFVEFANFVAKTAAEKKPASVEELSELVEAERKAIIAKLGENMSVRRFQVIDTANQLVAYIHGALATEGVLVEYKGSEDVARKIGMHIVAAKPQCVSEAEVDAETVEKERHIYTEQAIASGKPADIAAKMVEGRIRKFLAEITLNGQAFVMNPDQTVAQFAKENGTEVVSFVRYKVGDGIEKAVVDYAAEVAAAAKV; encoded by the coding sequence ATGGCAGAAATTACTGCAAAAATGGTTGCCGACCTGCGCGCCGCTACCGGCCTGGGCATGATGGAATGCAAAAAAGCCTTGGTTGAAGCTGAAGGCAACTTCGACAAAGCCGAAGAAATCCTGCGTATTAAATCTGGTGCGAAAGCCGGTAAACTGGCTGGCCGTACTGCTGCCGAAGGCGTATTGGCTTACGCGATCAACGGCAATGTCGGCGCATTGGTTGAAGTAAACTGCGAAACCGACTTCGTTGCTAAAGACACCGGCTTCGTAGAATTTGCCAACTTCGTTGCGAAAACTGCCGCCGAGAAAAAACCGGCTTCTGTTGAAGAACTGAGCGAACTGGTTGAAGCAGAACGCAAAGCCATCATCGCTAAATTGGGCGAGAACATGTCTGTTCGCCGCTTCCAAGTGATCGACACTGCCAACCAACTGGTTGCCTACATCCACGGTGCTTTGGCTACCGAAGGCGTATTGGTTGAGTACAAAGGCTCTGAAGATGTAGCACGCAAAATCGGTATGCACATCGTTGCCGCTAAACCACAATGCGTAAGCGAAGCCGAAGTAGATGCTGAAACCGTTGAAAAAGAACGCCACATCTACACCGAACAAGCTATCGCTTCCGGCAAACCTGCCGACATCGCCGCTAAAATGGTTGAAGGCCGTATCCGCAAATTCTTGGCTGAAATCACTCTGAACGGCCAAGCATTCGTGATGAACCCTGACCAAACTGTTGCCCAATTCGCTAAAGAAAACGGCACTGAAGTGGTTAGCTTCGTACGCTACAAAGTAGGCGACGGTATCGAAAAAGCCGTTGTTGACTACGCAGCCGAAGTTGCCGCCGCTGCTAAAGTGTAA
- a CDS encoding immunity 8 family protein, protein MIKLDLKSINLYDIDFEKFTPEIPDNFHRWIDLDIGIEGEQGSSIFSLCICSPKWISHHCNKEGFFWSNALILEQFDHKIIKSEIDKILEYCSKETWDLTLSNLLRFFSWEFEDYNPNT, encoded by the coding sequence ATGATTAAATTGGATTTAAAAAGCATAAATTTATATGATATTGATTTTGAAAAATTTACCCCAGAAATTCCAGATAATTTTCATAGATGGATAGATTTGGATATCGGAATCGAAGGAGAACAAGGCTCATCTATTTTTTCACTTTGCATTTGTTCTCCTAAATGGATTTCCCATCATTGTAATAAAGAAGGTTTTTTTTGGTCTAATGCATTAATATTAGAACAGTTTGATCATAAGATTATTAAAAGTGAAATTGATAAAATATTAGAATATTGTTCAAAAGAAACTTGGGATTTGACACTTTCAAACTTATTACGATTTTTTTCTTGGGAATTCGAAGATTACAATCCAAACACATAA
- a CDS encoding malate:quinone oxidoreductase, translating into MAEATDVVLVGGGIMSATLGVLLKELEPSWEITLIERLEDVALESSNAWNNAGTGHSALCELNYAPLGANGIIDPTRALNIAEQFHVSRQFWATLVAEGKLEDNSFVNAVPHMSLVMNEDHCSYLQKRYDAFKTQKLFENMEFSTDRNKISDWAPLIMRGRDDSQPVAANFSAEGTDVDFGMLTRQMVGYLQKKGVKTEFGQHVESIKRQNDGTWEIKTSHMNKQEGLVLRTRFLFLGAGGGALTLLQKSGIPEGKGYGGFPVSGLFFRNSNPETVAQHNAKVYGQASVGAPPMSVPHLDTRNVNGQRHLMFGPYAGFRPNFLKQGSLMDLPLSIHRDNIYPMMCAGWANLPLTKYLLGELRKTKEQRFASLKDYYPEANPDDWELITAGQRVQVIKKDAKKGGVLQFGTEIVAHADGSLAALLGASPGASTAVPLMIRLMHQCFPERAQSWKCRLKELVPGYGIKLNDNSGMADEIIAYTAKILGI; encoded by the coding sequence ATGGCTGAAGCAACAGACGTTGTGTTGGTGGGTGGAGGTATCATGAGCGCCACTTTGGGCGTGTTGTTGAAGGAACTCGAACCGTCTTGGGAAATTACCCTGATTGAACGGCTGGAAGATGTGGCTTTGGAGTCTTCGAATGCATGGAATAATGCGGGTACGGGGCATTCCGCCCTGTGCGAGCTGAATTACGCGCCGTTGGGTGCAAATGGGATTATCGATCCGACGCGTGCCCTCAATATTGCCGAACAGTTCCATGTCAGCCGCCAGTTTTGGGCGACGTTGGTTGCGGAAGGCAAGTTGGAAGACAATTCTTTCGTCAATGCCGTGCCGCATATGTCTTTGGTGATGAATGAAGACCATTGTTCTTATCTTCAAAAACGTTATGACGCGTTTAAAACCCAAAAACTTTTTGAAAATATGGAATTTTCTACCGATCGGAACAAGATTTCCGATTGGGCTCCGCTGATTATGCGCGGCCGGGACGACAGTCAGCCTGTCGCAGCAAACTTCTCCGCAGAAGGTACGGATGTCGATTTCGGCATGTTGACGCGGCAAATGGTGGGATATTTGCAGAAGAAAGGTGTGAAAACCGAGTTCGGGCAACACGTTGAGAGTATCAAACGTCAAAACGACGGTACATGGGAAATCAAAACGTCGCATATGAACAAACAGGAAGGCTTGGTTTTAAGGACGAGATTCCTGTTTCTCGGTGCAGGCGGCGGCGCACTGACCCTGTTGCAAAAGTCCGGAATTCCCGAGGGAAAAGGTTACGGCGGTTTTCCTGTTTCCGGCCTGTTTTTTAGAAACAGCAACCCGGAAACTGTCGCACAGCATAATGCAAAAGTTTATGGTCAGGCATCTGTCGGCGCGCCGCCGATGTCGGTTCCGCATTTGGATACACGCAATGTTAACGGTCAGCGTCATTTAATGTTCGGTCCGTATGCAGGTTTCCGTCCCAATTTCCTCAAGCAGGGTTCGCTGATGGATTTGCCGCTGTCCATCCATAGGGACAATATTTATCCGATGATGTGTGCAGGTTGGGCCAACCTGCCGTTGACTAAATACCTGCTGGGCGAATTGCGTAAAACCAAAGAACAACGCTTCGCTTCGTTGAAAGACTATTATCCTGAAGCAAATCCTGACGACTGGGAACTGATTACTGCGGGACAGCGTGTCCAAGTGATTAAGAAAGACGCGAAAAAAGGCGGCGTATTGCAGTTTGGTACGGAGATTGTCGCCCATGCCGACGGCTCGCTTGCCGCACTGTTGGGTGCCTCACCGGGTGCTTCGACTGCCGTACCGCTGATGATCCGTCTTATGCACCAATGTTTTCCCGAGCGTGCACAATCTTGGAAATGCCGTCTGAAAGAATTGGTGCCCGGTTACGGTATCAAGTTGAACGATAACTCCGGAATGGCTGATGAGATTATTGCTTATACTGCTAAGATTCTGGGTATTTGA
- a CDS encoding GNAT family N-acetyltransferase, translating to MSERIILPVLSLGGVRLEPLDVHHETGLREAVCDGEVWKLRVTSAPHPDRVADYIGTALATRLAFAVVDEEEDRVVGTTAYYHFEPQIPRLDIGFTWYAASAQRTRINTCCKIMLLDYAFDVLSCCCVGWRTDILNRDSQRAIERLGAEKDGVLRMHMLRKDGSVRDTVVYSMLREDWCRNREILTGRLAGYGVQV from the coding sequence ATGTCGGAAAGGATAATACTGCCGGTCTTGTCATTGGGCGGCGTTCGGCTCGAACCGTTGGATGTGCATCATGAAACGGGTTTGCGCGAGGCGGTTTGCGATGGGGAGGTTTGGAAGCTGAGGGTAACGTCCGCACCTCATCCGGATAGGGTGGCAGACTATATCGGGACAGCATTGGCAACGCGTTTGGCGTTTGCTGTTGTCGATGAAGAGGAGGACAGGGTGGTCGGGACAACGGCGTATTATCATTTTGAGCCGCAGATTCCGCGTTTGGACATTGGGTTTACATGGTATGCGGCATCGGCACAACGGACACGGATAAACACCTGTTGCAAAATCATGTTGTTGGATTACGCGTTTGATGTTTTGTCATGTTGCTGCGTAGGGTGGCGTACAGATATCTTAAACCGTGATTCTCAACGGGCCATCGAACGGTTGGGTGCGGAAAAAGACGGCGTGCTGCGTATGCATATGCTCCGCAAAGACGGCAGTGTGCGCGATACGGTTGTATACAGCATGCTGAGGGAAGATTGGTGCAGAAACAGGGAAATCCTGACCGGCAGGTTGGCGGGATACGGCGTGCAGGTGTGA